The Paramixta manurensis region GGAAGCTGTTTCAATTTTGCCATTGGCCCATTGGTAAAACGTTGGAAGATTGGTTTTCAGGGTAACAGTGTACCGCCAGTTGATGAGTTGCACTCTCTACTGCCATTAACCGATCCGCAACAGGTGGTGTTGGATGAACAGCAGCACACGGTATGGTTAAAAAAAGCCGGTATGGAGATAGATCTCGGTGCGATTGCCAAAGGGTACATTGCCGATCTGGTCAGAGACGCGTTGCGCCGGGAAGGCATTGAGCGCGCATTGATTAATTTGGGCGGGAATGTGCAAACCCTCGGTATGCCGGAGAGCGAGGGCGAGCCGGGATGGGCGATCGGTCTGAAACAGCCTTTTGCCGAAGCGGATGCGCTGATTGGCGTAATTCATGTTTGCGGTAAATCGGTGGTCACTTCCGGCATTTATGAACGCTATTTCTGGCTGGACGGGCGTTGTTATCACCATATCCTGGATGCCAAAACCGGCTATCCGCTCGATAATGAGCTACTCAGCGTGACCATCATTTCCGATAATTCTATTGATGGCGATATTTATACCACCTTGCTATACGGAATGGGGGTGGAAAAAGGGTTGGCGTACCTTGCCGCGCTGCCACAGATTGAGGCCATTTTCGTTACCCGCGATCGGCAGGTGATTTGTTCATCGCAGCATCAGTTCAGGTTTACGCTGATAAACCATGAATACCGTATAGGTTAAGCTTCCTTGCCGGCAGCTGCCCTCATCGCCGGGCAGCACAAGCCTATTGCGCCCAATAAGGCACACTACCGACTTTATCGACGATAAAATCAATGAAAGTACGCACCTTACTGGATACGGTTTTTTTACGTGGGTAAACAATCCAAATGGCGGTTTCACTGCGAAACATACTGAACTCTAGTTCAGGGAATACGCGCTGGAGTTGCTGGTCTTTCGCCACTTGCCAGGTGAGCCAATCGGGAAGCACAGCGATACCGGCGCCGGTACGGCAGGCATACAGCAGAGCCTCGCTGTCGTTTGCGCTGAAGCGGTAATTAACCGGGATCCGCGTCCACTCTTCATCTGACCCGGCATTTCGCGCATACCAGCCTTCGCCATGAAGACGTGAGAACATTAAAATTTGCAGATCTTTTTGCCCGACCGGAGAGTGCGGTGGAGTGTGTTCAGCTATCCATTGCGGGCTAGCCCATGCGTAACGTGTTTGCGGCGCGAGCTTACGCGCATGCATGGTTGAATCTGGCAAGGTGCCAATACGAATACTGACATCAATCCGTGATTCAATCAGGTCCTGGATTTCATCGCTGAAAGTAATATCCAGCGAGATTTCAGGGTGGAGCCGCAAAAACTCATCAACAAACGGCATGATATGTAGCCGCCCAAAAGCGCAGGGAACGCTGAGCCGCAGCAGGCCGGCAGGGCGTTTATTCAGCGCCGAGGTGAGGTTGCGGGCCTCTTCCCACTGTTGTAAGAGCTGGATTGCGTGGGAATAGAACAGTTTGCCCGCTTCGGTGAGCGCCAGACCGCGCGTTGAGCGGTTAAACAAGGCAATATGCAGGTCCGCCTCAAGGTCGGCAACATGGCGGGAGACGGTTGAGGTTTCAATATTGAGCGCCTTCGCCGCCGCACTAAAACTTTTTAATTCCGCAGCTCTGACAAAGGTCCCAATAGCGGCAAAATAGTTCATTATCTTTGTCGTTCCTCAATTTGCCTGCCGGAGACAGGTATAACATGACGCGAATAAGCAATTAGGGCCGCTGCCGGTAGGGGGCCGCGACCCGACTAATGTTTTAACAGTTTAATTGCTTTGCGTCATTGAGGAACGCTTTACTTTTCTGGCTGTTTAGGCCGTCTTAGCGGGGGAGCAAAGACGGCTGCCGTAGTGGTTTAGCTAAAGCGAATATCCAGCGAACGTAGCCAGGTTTGCAAACCGGCATCCTGGATGGGGATCAATTTAGCCGCGCGGTCAGATTCATTAATATGCGCATGCCAGTAGCCGGGAGGCGTAACAAATGCCATACCGGGCTCCCAGTCAACGCGAGTGGCATCGGCGATATTGCCTTGTTCATCTAACCGGGTTCCCACCAGCGAGTAACATCCTTGCGGGCAATCAACGATAAAGTCCAACGCTATTGACTGGTGACGATGCGGTTTTTGCACCGAATTTGCCGGTAACAATCCAAACATAGCCCACAGCACGTGCGTGACGGTACGGGTTTGCGGGAAGTGGCTATTGCCCAATAACACCGAGATACGGCTACGATTACCTGCTTCTTTATCTTCCGCCGCTTTCTTTAGCTCTTCTTCCGCCCGTTCTGCGCTATAGAGGGTGGCGGAGAAACGTGGCGTTACCTGAGTAACGCCAAGGTAGGCAAGTAGCGGCGCATCGTTAACGTAGTACAGCGTCAGCGTCGAGACCGCCCGCAACGTGGCTGGCTGGCCGCCCGGTAGCGCGAGGAAAGATCCGCTGTCGAGCGGAATATGTTTGCCATTTTGTTCTGCGACGCCAAACCCGCCGATAACGTAGAAAATTTGTGATGTCGCAAGCGGGTCGAGCGTAATTTTTTCTCCGCCGGTCACGCGAATAAAATTTGCCAGCAGCCCAGGGCCGGTGGCTGGCGCGGCGCAATGTAATTGGTCTGACAAATCTAACGGCACCACGCGAGTTGCGCCATGGTTATACAGCGACGCCGGAAATTGGTGATAGGGCACGCGAGAAATAATATTGGCGCCGATCGGATTCGCGGCTTTTGAATACTCATAAAACACCGCGTCGGCAGTGACATCTGCAGGATGAATAGTATGACGCTCAACGATGGAATCAGTCATTTTATAGCTCCTTATCGGGAATAAGGGGTCAATCACGCCCCTTGGGAGAGTACAAAACTACTGTAGCGTTGAGGTGAGCAACACAGTAAGGCCTGGCCCGGCAAAACTGTGTTGCGTTAATTCATATCAAACCCGTCTGCCGGGGCGCATTACTCGCGAAGATCAAGCGGTGAAGGTTGAGGCGGCTGTTTTTTACTGCCGATACAGAGCGCGCCAATGCAGGCGCAAATGGTCAACAGCAACAAGGGTGCCAGCGCGTAAGTAAAACTGCCGGTGCTGGTTCGTATCGCGCCGATAAGCCAGGTGCCGATAAATACCCCGAGATTGTTAAGCGCGTTGATTTGCCCAATCGCGACTGCGGCAGTACCGGCCGGAAGCAATTCCGTCGCCATCGCCCAAAATGGGCCTTTAATCATTGAGGCCGCCGTGATGGCGACACACAGAATGAATAATGTCGGCCACAGGTGCGTGACATACATGCTGCCCGCCAGACCTAACGCGCCCAGGATCAGGGGCAGGGCGGTGTGCAGACGGCGTTCGCCATGTTTATCGGAATGTCGTCCCCACAGATACATTGCCAGGCTGGCGATGGCAAAAGGTACCGCATTAAGTAACCCAATTTGCATGGTGGTGAGATTAAACGCCTTAATAAATTGCGGTTGCCACAGCGCCAGGCCATTGGTGACGGCGGTGCCGCCCATATAAATCAGGGTCAATAACAAGACGCGCGGATGAAATAGCAGGCGTATCAGGCTGCCTTCAATGGCATGATGCGATGCGGTTTGCTGTTCACGGGCGATCTCTTGGCTTAGCCACTCCCGTTCTGCGGCGGATAGCCATTTAGCCTGTCCGGGCTGTTCCGGTAACAGGGTAATCGCCAGCACACCCAACAGCAGCGCCGGTATCCCTTCAATAATGAATAACCAATGCCAGCCGCGTAGGCCTAGCACGCCATCGGCATTCAGTAGCGCGGCGGAAAGTGGGGAACCCAGTACGCTGGAAATCGGCAATGCCATCATCAAGATCGCCACCATCCGTCCCCGGTATTTTTTCGGGAAGCAGAGGGTGAAGTAGTAGATCACGCCAGGGAAAAACCCGGCTTCGGCGATGCCGAGTAAAAAGCGCAGCGCATAGAAAGAGAGTGGCCCCTGGACCATGGCCATGCAGGTTGATAAAACTCCCCATGAGATCATCACCGCGGAAAGCCAGCGCGTGGCGCCAACCTTCACCATCAGCATGTTACAGGGCACGGC contains the following coding sequences:
- a CDS encoding FAD:protein FMN transferase, with the protein product MPTDEQVYAYSTVMMGSPILLKLFEHNQALAAAVFGLIKRQEDRLTVNRQQSEVMSINHAAGLHPVAVSPPVFNLIQCAKAVSVAPGSCFNFAIGPLVKRWKIGFQGNSVPPVDELHSLLPLTDPQQVVLDEQQHTVWLKKAGMEIDLGAIAKGYIADLVRDALRREGIERALINLGGNVQTLGMPESEGEPGWAIGLKQPFAEADALIGVIHVCGKSVVTSGIYERYFWLDGRCYHHILDAKTGYPLDNELLSVTIISDNSIDGDIYTTLLYGMGVEKGLAYLAALPQIEAIFVTRDRQVICSSQHQFRFTLINHEYRIG
- a CDS encoding LysR family transcriptional regulator, with the protein product MNYFAAIGTFVRAAELKSFSAAAKALNIETSTVSRHVADLEADLHIALFNRSTRGLALTEAGKLFYSHAIQLLQQWEEARNLTSALNKRPAGLLRLSVPCAFGRLHIMPFVDEFLRLHPEISLDITFSDEIQDLIESRIDVSIRIGTLPDSTMHARKLAPQTRYAWASPQWIAEHTPPHSPVGQKDLQILMFSRLHGEGWYARNAGSDEEWTRIPVNYRFSANDSEALLYACRTGAGIAVLPDWLTWQVAKDQQLQRVFPELEFSMFRSETAIWIVYPRKKTVSSKVRTFIDFIVDKVGSVPYWAQ
- a CDS encoding cupin domain-containing protein; protein product: MTDSIVERHTIHPADVTADAVFYEYSKAANPIGANIISRVPYHQFPASLYNHGATRVVPLDLSDQLHCAAPATGPGLLANFIRVTGGEKITLDPLATSQIFYVIGGFGVAEQNGKHIPLDSGSFLALPGGQPATLRAVSTLTLYYVNDAPLLAYLGVTQVTPRFSATLYSAERAEEELKKAAEDKEAGNRSRISVLLGNSHFPQTRTVTHVLWAMFGLLPANSVQKPHRHQSIALDFIVDCPQGCYSLVGTRLDEQGNIADATRVDWEPGMAFVTPPGYWHAHINESDRAAKLIPIQDAGLQTWLRSLDIRFS
- a CDS encoding MFS transporter, which encodes MMTIQTAELESHTIRKIAWRLMPLFTIGYFLASLDRVNVGFAALQMNDDVGLSAAAFGLGAGLFFVAYCLFAVPCNMLMVKVGATRWLSAVMISWGVLSTCMAMVQGPLSFYALRFLLGIAEAGFFPGVIYYFTLCFPKKYRGRMVAILMMALPISSVLGSPLSAALLNADGVLGLRGWHWLFIIEGIPALLLGVLAITLLPEQPGQAKWLSAAEREWLSQEIAREQQTASHHAIEGSLIRLLFHPRVLLLTLIYMGGTAVTNGLALWQPQFIKAFNLTTMQIGLLNAVPFAIASLAMYLWGRHSDKHGERRLHTALPLILGALGLAGSMYVTHLWPTLFILCVAITAASMIKGPFWAMATELLPAGTAAVAIGQINALNNLGVFIGTWLIGAIRTSTGSFTYALAPLLLLTICACIGALCIGSKKQPPQPSPLDLRE